Below is a window of Nicotiana tabacum cultivar K326 chromosome 19, ASM71507v2, whole genome shotgun sequence DNA.
TTCATAGTAATTTTCCTCCTACAAGTAGGACATTTACCCTGAGCAGCTATAGAAGCCTTGATGCAACCCTTGCAGAAGATATGACCACATTTCGTTGACATCTCCTCAACTAGTGGACCCATGCATACAGGACAGCTAAATGTGGGTTCTTTTGGCTTTGGTGGTACAACACTCTGTGCAGCGACTGTCTGGCATCAGCGGCAAAGAATAATACAAATCATGAATAAATGGAACTCTCTGGAGATGACACCAATAATTAGGTTAACAAAGCGATATGGGGAAAAAACTGATTCCAATAGAACCAAAAATTTGGAATAAGACATTTCTAATGATGGATTGAGATTGCAATCATGGACCAAGCTGCTATAAAATGAACAACTTTAAAAGGCCAACAGCGAACACTTGAAATATGCAACTAAGAAACAATGCAATTAGCTAACAAGGCCATAAAGTTATGCAAAATTTACATTGGCCTAGAGTTGAAGCTTCTAGACTATAACAAatgttttcctttccttttccaaGCTACAGACATctaagctaatgacaaaaagtaAGGCGCCACAAAGAAAGGTAAGCAATACAAGTCAAAAGAAACAACTAAGAGATCAAACCAAACATTCTTTGTCacaaaataaaaatcagaatTACGTTTTGAGCAATAGTCCCAATAGATCCTTTTGAAATTTTGAACTTTATGAATATAATTGAAAAAAGGAAACACTTAAATGAGAAcactcttatttttattttttcccaatAATTGAGAAACAAGAACACTCATGTTGTAAACAGCATTCAATATAGCATAAAAGAACTTCTGTAGTTACCTTTAAGCTGCTATTTGCTTCTAGGTTTATGTAAATGTCACCAATTAATGTTGGATCATTAGTTAAGACCCTTCTGCGCTTGTTGCGACTGTTAGCCTTAGGCAAACGATCCTCTGCAATAATTATGAGCCTATAAGACCAATCTCAAGGGACGCAAATGAAATAACCAAAGTCAAAATCAAGCTCTCCAAGGAGAAAGAAGTGCTCGATATGGCATTAACCCAACCACCTCAATGCTGATTTCGAGAATCATATCACATGCCTCAAATTGTCCACATAATACCATGGTACTGACATAGTTACATCGCCTCCCCTTGTCCACGTAGGCAAAAAGATCACAAAGAGTACATCAGAATATCATGTAAATACTGGCAAAGATCCACTATGCGTCATCAAGATTCATGTTGGTGTTAGTTTTTAGGTCATTCATTTTCCTACTTAGCATttaatgaaaacaaaaaaaaaatcaactcaaTTCTCCATTCTATCAGAATTTAGACTCTTGTAATGAACACAAATAGATCCTGCACTTAATATCTtcaaggaaataagcagttctaCAGTGCCTGCATATCTATTAGGTGAAAATCAGCCCATCAGTGACAGCATGAGATAAAAAAGAATTGTTAAATGTAAAAAAAGGAGGTCAAATCCTGATACACCAGTACAGGGGACAACAAGAGGTAATTCTGAGCTATTTTTAATAGAATTTTTAATATCTAGAGCAAGTGAGATAATGTTCTAAGACAGAAAATGTGCACACACAATCTACAGCTGTAAGCGCTCCTAAAAGAAGAATAAATTACCAGAATCCTCATCAACCACAATAACCTGTCCACGAGTCCTTATGGAGTTGTTTTTTGCCTAGAGAAAAGCAGGAAAATTTCTAACACAATTAGTCACAAGGTGAAACACCAGTAGTGCTATCACAAGATAATGCACCACCTAAAAATTTACAAAGGGAAAGCATTAAAGTTGGATAGGCGTACTTCTGCAAATGCCCTTGGAGAAGATATTATCACATCATCATCAAGTGCCT
It encodes the following:
- the LOC107816416 gene encoding uncharacterized protein LOC107816416 yields the protein MSHWWSKLSDIFPNLGDISSKLPLGSTSIHRMSTQDRRAHPIRYTRNHSRRKAVLDVDLNATPPADNRDQEGTSSRAVPGDVPPAPRGASLTPALIDVEALDDDVIISSPRAFAEAKNNSIRTRGQVIVVDEDSEDRLPKANSRNKRRRVLTNDPTLIGDIYINLEANSSLKTVAAQSVVPPKPKEPTFSCPVCMGPLVEEMSTKCGHIFCKGCIKASIAAQGKCPTCRRKITMKDTIRVYLPTTS